In Canis lupus dingo isolate Sandy chromosome 1, ASM325472v2, whole genome shotgun sequence, a single genomic region encodes these proteins:
- the LOC112645377 gene encoding carcinoembryonic antigen-related cell adhesion molecule 1-like isoform X1 codes for MEPPSASPRAGRGPWQELLLAVSLLAFWNPPTTAQVTVESVPPNAAEGKDALLRVLNLPGDTASLTWFKGETVLPTHKILLYVIDTKITTPGPAYSGRETIYPNGSLLFQNITLNDTGSYILQIINQKFETALVRGQLQVFPELHKPSITSNNSNPVENVDSVVLTCESQTQSTSCLWSVNSKSLPDSPRLELSLDNRTLTVHGVTRNDTGPYECETRNPVSADRSDPFTLNVLYGPDTPTISPPDSYYRLGANLSLSCRTASNPPAQYSWLINGRPQPSTQELFIPNITAKNSGSYTCSVYNNATRLNKTTVKTITVSEPVSQPLLTASNTTVTKDDSVVLTCSSNNTGVSIQWFFNGQILTLTDRMKLSQDNSTLTIDPVRKEDAGKYQCEVSNPVSSNKSDPVRLDVEDDSTEQSSGLPPGAIAGIVIGVVAGVAVIAALVYLQYFRKTGGASDLRDVTEHKPSASNHSQDQSDNLSNKIEEVAYSSLNFNVQEPKKSTSASSSPAATETVYSEVQKK; via the exons ATGGAGCCCCCCTCGGCCTCTCCCCGAGCAGGGCGCGGCCCCTGGCAGGAGCTCCTGTTGGCCG TCTCACTCTTAGCCTTCTGGAACCCGCCCACCACTGCCCAAGTCACTGTGGAGTCCGTGCCTCCCAATGCTGCTGAAGGGAAGGACGCTCTTCTGCGGGTCCTCAATCTGCCTGGGGATACAGCAAGCCTTACCTGGTTCAAAGGGGAAACTGTATTGCCGACCCATAAAATTCTATTATATGTAATAGACACCAAAATCACTACCCCGGGGCCTGCATACAGCGGCAGAGAGACAATATACCCCAACGGATCCCTGCTATTCCAGAACATCACCCTGAACGACACTGGATCCTACATCCTACAAATCATAAACCAAAAATTTGAAACTGCACTAGTACGTGGACAGCTCCAAGTATTCC CGGAGTTACACAAACCCAGCATCACAAGCAACAACTCCAACCCCGTGGAGAATGTGGATTCTGTAGTGTTAACGTGTGAATCTCAGACTCAGAGCACAAGCTGCCTGTGGTCAGTAAACAGTAAGAGCCTCCCGGACAGTCCCAGGCTGGAGCTGTCCCTGGACAACAGGACTCTCACTGTACATGGTGTCACAAGGAATGACACAGGACCCTATGAGTGTGAAACTCGGAACCCAGTGAGTGCTGATCGTAGTGACCCATTCACCCTGAATGTTCTCT ATGGCCCGGACACACCCACCATTTCCCCCCCAGACTCCTATTACCGTCTAGGGGCAAACCTCAGTCTCTCCTGCCGCACAGCTTCTAACCCACCTGCACAGTATTCTTGGCTTATCAATGGGAGGCCCCAGCCATCCACACAGGAGCTCTTTATCCCCAACATCACTGCGAAAAATAGTGGATCCTATACCTGCTCCGTCTATAACAATGCCACCCGCCtcaataagaccacagtcaagACTATCACAGTCTCTG AGCCAGTGTCCCAACCCCTTCTCACTGCCAGCAACACCACAGTCACAAAAGATGACTCTGTGGTCCTGACCTGCTCCTCAAATAACACCGGGGTCTCTATCCAGTGGTTCTTCAATGGCCAGATTCTAACGCTCACGGATAGAATGAAGCTGTCCCAGGACAACAGCACCCTCACCATAGACCCTGTCAGGAAGGAGGATGCCGGGAAATACCAGTGTGAGGTCTCCAACCCAGTCAGTTCCAACAAAAGTGACCCTGTAAGGCTGGATGTGGAAG ATGATTCCACAGAACAAAGTTCTGGCCTTCCACCTGGGGCTATTGCCGGCATCGTGATTGGAGTTGTGGCTGGGGTTGCTGTGATAGCAGCCCTGGTGTACTTACAGTATTTCAGAAAAACTGGCGG GGCAAGTGACCTGCGTGATGTCACAGAGCACAAACCCTCAGCCTCCAATCACA GTCAGGACCAGTCTGACAATTTGTCTAACAAG ATTGAAGAAGTTGCATATTCTTCCCTGAACTTCAATGTCCAGGAACCAAAGAAATCAACTTCAGCCTCCTCATCCCCAGCAGCCACAGAAACGGTGTATTCCGAAGTACAAAAGAAGTAA
- the LOC112645377 gene encoding carcinoembryonic antigen-related cell adhesion molecule 1-like isoform X3: protein MEPPSASPRAGRGPWQELLLAVSLLAFWNPPTTAQVTVESVPPNAAEGKDALLRVLNLPGDTASLTWFKGETVLPTHKILLYVIDTKITTPGPAYSGRETIYPNGSLLFQNITLNDTGSYILQIINQKFETALVRGQLQVFPELHKPSITSNNSNPVENVDSVVLTCESQTQSTSCLWSVNSKSLPDSPRLELSLDNRTLTVHGVTRNDTGPYECETRNPVSADRSDPFTLNVLYGPDTPTISPPDSYYRLGANLSLSCRTASNPPAQYSWLINGRPQPSTQELFIPNITAKNSGSYTCSVYNNATRLNKTTVKTITVSEPVSQPLLTASNTTVTKDDSVVLTCSSNNTGVSIQWFFNGQILTLTDRMKLSQDNSTLTIDPVRKEDAGKYQCEVSNPVSSNKSDPVRLDVEDDSTEQSSGLPPGAIAGIVIGVVAGVAVIAALVYLQYFRKTGGASDLRDVTEHKPSASNHSQDQSDNLSNKIEEVAYSSLNFNVQEPKKSTSASSSPAATETVYSEVQKK, encoded by the exons TCTCACTCTTAGCCTTCTGGAACCCGCCCACCACTGCCCAAGTCACTGTGGAGTCCGTGCCTCCCAATGCTGCTGAAGGGAAGGACGCTCTTCTGCGGGTCCTCAATCTGCCTGGGGATACAGCAAGCCTTACCTGGTTCAAAGGGGAAACTGTATTGCCGACCCATAAAATTCTATTATATGTAATAGACACCAAAATCACTACCCCGGGGCCTGCATACAGCGGCAGAGAGACAATATACCCCAACGGATCCCTGCTATTCCAGAACATCACCCTGAACGACACTGGATCCTACATCCTACAAATCATAAACCAAAAATTTGAAACTGCACTAGTACGTGGACAGCTCCAAGTATTCC CGGAGTTACACAAACCCAGCATCACAAGCAACAACTCCAACCCCGTGGAGAATGTGGATTCTGTAGTGTTAACGTGTGAATCTCAGACTCAGAGCACAAGCTGCCTGTGGTCAGTAAACAGTAAGAGCCTCCCGGACAGTCCCAGGCTGGAGCTGTCCCTGGACAACAGGACTCTCACTGTACATGGTGTCACAAGGAATGACACAGGACCCTATGAGTGTGAAACTCGGAACCCAGTGAGTGCTGATCGTAGTGACCCATTCACCCTGAATGTTCTCT ATGGCCCGGACACACCCACCATTTCCCCCCCAGACTCCTATTACCGTCTAGGGGCAAACCTCAGTCTCTCCTGCCGCACAGCTTCTAACCCACCTGCACAGTATTCTTGGCTTATCAATGGGAGGCCCCAGCCATCCACACAGGAGCTCTTTATCCCCAACATCACTGCGAAAAATAGTGGATCCTATACCTGCTCCGTCTATAACAATGCCACCCGCCtcaataagaccacagtcaagACTATCACAGTCTCTG AGCCAGTGTCCCAACCCCTTCTCACTGCCAGCAACACCACAGTCACAAAAGATGACTCTGTGGTCCTGACCTGCTCCTCAAATAACACCGGGGTCTCTATCCAGTGGTTCTTCAATGGCCAGATTCTAACGCTCACGGATAGAATGAAGCTGTCCCAGGACAACAGCACCCTCACCATAGACCCTGTCAGGAAGGAGGATGCCGGGAAATACCAGTGTGAGGTCTCCAACCCAGTCAGTTCCAACAAAAGTGACCCTGTAAGGCTGGATGTGGAAG ATGATTCCACAGAACAAAGTTCTGGCCTTCCACCTGGGGCTATTGCCGGCATCGTGATTGGAGTTGTGGCTGGGGTTGCTGTGATAGCAGCCCTGGTGTACTTACAGTATTTCAGAAAAACTGGCGG GGCAAGTGACCTGCGTGATGTCACAGAGCACAAACCCTCAGCCTCCAATCACA GTCAGGACCAGTCTGACAATTTGTCTAACAAG ATTGAAGAAGTTGCATATTCTTCCCTGAACTTCAATGTCCAGGAACCAAAGAAATCAACTTCAGCCTCCTCATCCCCAGCAGCCACAGAAACGGTGTATTCCGAAGTACAAAAGAAGTAA
- the LOC112645377 gene encoding carcinoembryonic antigen-related cell adhesion molecule 1-like isoform X6, which yields MEPPSASPRAGRGPWQELLLAVSLLAFWNPPTTAQVTVESVPPNAAEGKDALLRVLNLPGDTASLTWFKGETVLPTHKILLYVIDTKITTPGPAYSGRETIYPNGSLLFQNITLNDTGSYILQIINQKFETALVRGQLQVFPELHKPSITSNNSNPVENVDSVVLTCESQTQSTSCLWSVNSKSLPDSPRLELSLDNRTLTVHGVTRNDTGPYECETRNPVSADRSDPFTLNVLYGPDTPTISPPDSYYRLGANLSLSCRTASNPPAQYSWLINGRPQPSTQELFIPNITAKNSGSYTCSVYNNATRLNKTTVKTITVSEPVSQPLLTASNTTVTKDDSVVLTCSSNNTGVSIQWFFNGQILTLTDRMKLSQDNSTLTIDPVRKEDAGKYQCEVSNPVSSNKSDPVRLDVEDDSTEQSSGLPPGAIAGIVIGVVAGVAVIAALVYLQYFRKTGGSGPV from the exons TCTCACTCTTAGCCTTCTGGAACCCGCCCACCACTGCCCAAGTCACTGTGGAGTCCGTGCCTCCCAATGCTGCTGAAGGGAAGGACGCTCTTCTGCGGGTCCTCAATCTGCCTGGGGATACAGCAAGCCTTACCTGGTTCAAAGGGGAAACTGTATTGCCGACCCATAAAATTCTATTATATGTAATAGACACCAAAATCACTACCCCGGGGCCTGCATACAGCGGCAGAGAGACAATATACCCCAACGGATCCCTGCTATTCCAGAACATCACCCTGAACGACACTGGATCCTACATCCTACAAATCATAAACCAAAAATTTGAAACTGCACTAGTACGTGGACAGCTCCAAGTATTCC CGGAGTTACACAAACCCAGCATCACAAGCAACAACTCCAACCCCGTGGAGAATGTGGATTCTGTAGTGTTAACGTGTGAATCTCAGACTCAGAGCACAAGCTGCCTGTGGTCAGTAAACAGTAAGAGCCTCCCGGACAGTCCCAGGCTGGAGCTGTCCCTGGACAACAGGACTCTCACTGTACATGGTGTCACAAGGAATGACACAGGACCCTATGAGTGTGAAACTCGGAACCCAGTGAGTGCTGATCGTAGTGACCCATTCACCCTGAATGTTCTCT ATGGCCCGGACACACCCACCATTTCCCCCCCAGACTCCTATTACCGTCTAGGGGCAAACCTCAGTCTCTCCTGCCGCACAGCTTCTAACCCACCTGCACAGTATTCTTGGCTTATCAATGGGAGGCCCCAGCCATCCACACAGGAGCTCTTTATCCCCAACATCACTGCGAAAAATAGTGGATCCTATACCTGCTCCGTCTATAACAATGCCACCCGCCtcaataagaccacagtcaagACTATCACAGTCTCTG AGCCAGTGTCCCAACCCCTTCTCACTGCCAGCAACACCACAGTCACAAAAGATGACTCTGTGGTCCTGACCTGCTCCTCAAATAACACCGGGGTCTCTATCCAGTGGTTCTTCAATGGCCAGATTCTAACGCTCACGGATAGAATGAAGCTGTCCCAGGACAACAGCACCCTCACCATAGACCCTGTCAGGAAGGAGGATGCCGGGAAATACCAGTGTGAGGTCTCCAACCCAGTCAGTTCCAACAAAAGTGACCCTGTAAGGCTGGATGTGGAAG ATGATTCCACAGAACAAAGTTCTGGCCTTCCACCTGGGGCTATTGCCGGCATCGTGATTGGAGTTGTGGCTGGGGTTGCTGTGATAGCAGCCCTGGTGTACTTACAGTATTTCAGAAAAACTGGCGG GTCAGGACCAGTCTGA
- the LOC112645377 gene encoding carcinoembryonic antigen-related cell adhesion molecule 1-like isoform X7 has protein sequence MEPPSASPRAGRGPWQELLLAVSLLAFWNPPTTAQVTVESVPPNAAEGKDALLRVLNLPGDTASLTWFKGETVLPTHKILLYVIDTKITTPGPAYSGRETIYPNGSLLFQNITLNDTGSYILQIINQKFETALVRGQLQVFHGPDTPTISPPDSYYRLGANLSLSCRTASNPPAQYSWLINGRPQPSTQELFIPNITAKNSGSYTCSVYNNATRLNKTTVKTITVSEPVSQPLLTASNTTVTKDDSVVLTCSSNNTGVSIQWFFNGQILTLTDRMKLSQDNSTLTIDPVRKEDAGKYQCEVSNPVSSNKSDPVRLDVEDDSTEQSSGLPPGAIAGIVIGVVAGVAVIAALVYLQYFRKTGGASDLRDVTEHKPSASNHSQDQSDNLSNKIEEVAYSSLNFNVQEPKKSTSASSSPAATETVYSEVQKK, from the exons TCTCACTCTTAGCCTTCTGGAACCCGCCCACCACTGCCCAAGTCACTGTGGAGTCCGTGCCTCCCAATGCTGCTGAAGGGAAGGACGCTCTTCTGCGGGTCCTCAATCTGCCTGGGGATACAGCAAGCCTTACCTGGTTCAAAGGGGAAACTGTATTGCCGACCCATAAAATTCTATTATATGTAATAGACACCAAAATCACTACCCCGGGGCCTGCATACAGCGGCAGAGAGACAATATACCCCAACGGATCCCTGCTATTCCAGAACATCACCCTGAACGACACTGGATCCTACATCCTACAAATCATAAACCAAAAATTTGAAACTGCACTAGTACGTGGACAGCTCCAAGTATTCC ATGGCCCGGACACACCCACCATTTCCCCCCCAGACTCCTATTACCGTCTAGGGGCAAACCTCAGTCTCTCCTGCCGCACAGCTTCTAACCCACCTGCACAGTATTCTTGGCTTATCAATGGGAGGCCCCAGCCATCCACACAGGAGCTCTTTATCCCCAACATCACTGCGAAAAATAGTGGATCCTATACCTGCTCCGTCTATAACAATGCCACCCGCCtcaataagaccacagtcaagACTATCACAGTCTCTG AGCCAGTGTCCCAACCCCTTCTCACTGCCAGCAACACCACAGTCACAAAAGATGACTCTGTGGTCCTGACCTGCTCCTCAAATAACACCGGGGTCTCTATCCAGTGGTTCTTCAATGGCCAGATTCTAACGCTCACGGATAGAATGAAGCTGTCCCAGGACAACAGCACCCTCACCATAGACCCTGTCAGGAAGGAGGATGCCGGGAAATACCAGTGTGAGGTCTCCAACCCAGTCAGTTCCAACAAAAGTGACCCTGTAAGGCTGGATGTGGAAG ATGATTCCACAGAACAAAGTTCTGGCCTTCCACCTGGGGCTATTGCCGGCATCGTGATTGGAGTTGTGGCTGGGGTTGCTGTGATAGCAGCCCTGGTGTACTTACAGTATTTCAGAAAAACTGGCGG GGCAAGTGACCTGCGTGATGTCACAGAGCACAAACCCTCAGCCTCCAATCACA GTCAGGACCAGTCTGACAATTTGTCTAACAAG ATTGAAGAAGTTGCATATTCTTCCCTGAACTTCAATGTCCAGGAACCAAAGAAATCAACTTCAGCCTCCTCATCCCCAGCAGCCACAGAAACGGTGTATTCCGAAGTACAAAAGAAGTAA